In Quercus robur chromosome 11, dhQueRobu3.1, whole genome shotgun sequence, the following proteins share a genomic window:
- the LOC126707575 gene encoding probable amidase At4g34880 isoform X1 — translation MEGCSCSSASASSSAQAIEVEGLGFSSIRETTVHDIQLAFKQNQLTSRKLVEFYLKEIERLNPVLNGVLEVNPDALYLADQADHERNAKAPGSLSMLHGVPILVKDNIATKDKLNTTAGSCALLGSVVPRDAGVVTKLREAGAIILGKASLSEWAHYRSHGVPSGWNARNGQGKNPYTMGDPCGSSSGSAISVAANMAAVSLGTETDGSILCPCSCNLVVGIKPTVGLTSRAGVIPISQRQDTVGPICRTVADAVYVLDAIVGIDHNDNATIETSQYIPEGGYAQFLKADGLRGMRLGIVREHPVYHFKDDTIAKQTIEQHFNTLRERGAILVDNLKIANIDKIYSSSNEETALVAEFKICINAYLKELVDSPIRSLADLIAFNNENSELEKLDYGQDLFIKAEATNGIGNAEKEALANLEKLTREGFVELMTKNKLDALVTPGNSVSCVLAIGGFPGVIVPAGYDSKEKPFGLCFGGLKGSEPKLIEIAYSFEQATKIRKPPKV, via the exons ATGGAGGGTTGTTCCTGTTCATCAG CCTCAGCATCATCCAGTGCCCAAGCTATCGAAGTCGAAGGCCTAGGCTTCTCGTCAATCAGAGAAACCACAGTGCATGATATCCAGCTCGCTTTCAAGCAAAACCAACTCACCTCCAGGAAACTCGTTGAGTTTTACCTTAAAGAAATAGAGAGACTCAACCCGGTTCTTAATGGTGTCTTGGAAGTGAACCCAGATGCACTGTACCTAGCTGATCAGGCTGACCACGAGCGCAATGCCAAGGCACCTGGGTCACTCTCTATGTTGCATGGCGTTCCTATTTTGGTCAAAGATAACATTGCAACCAAGGATAAGCTGAACACCACGGCTGGCTCATGTGCACTGCTCGGCTCGGTTGTGCCACGCGATGCTGGTGTGGTGACCAAGTTGAGAGAAGCTGGGGCTATCATATTGGGGAAAGCCAGCTTGAGCGAGTGGGCTCATTATAGGTCTCATGGAGTACCTAGTGGCTGGAACGCGAGAAATGGCCAGGGGAAG AATCCTTATACAATGGGAGATCCTTGTGGGTCCAGTAGTGGATCAGCAATATCAGTAGCAGCAAATATGGCAGCAGTGTCACTAGGGACCGAGACTGATGGCTCTATTTTATGTCCATGTAGTTGTAACTTGGTAGTGGGCATCAAACCAACAGTTGGTCTCACCAGTCGAGCTGGAGTCATACCAATCTCACAAAGACAAGATACCGTGGG ACCCATATGTAGAACAGTAGCAGATGCCGTTTATGTTCTTGATGCCATTGTTGGCATTGACCACAATGACAATGCAACAATTGAAACATCACAGTACATTCCAGAAGGTGGCTATGCACAATTTCTTAAGGCTGATGGGCTGCGAGGAATGAGACTGGGGATAGTGAGGGAACATCCCGTGTACCATTTCAAAGATGATACTATTGCGAAACAAACTATTGAGCAACATTTTAACACACTAAG GGAACGAGGTGCGATTTTGGTAGACAATCTGAAAATAGCCAATATTGACAAAATCTATTCATCAAGCAATGAAGAAACTGCATTGGTGGCTGAATTTAAAATATGCATTAATGCCTACCTAAAGGAGTTGGTGGATTCCCCAATCCGTTCCTTAGCCGATTTGATTGCCTTCAACAATGAAAACTCAGAATTG GAGAAGCTAGATTATGGACAAGACCTGTTTATAAAAGCTGAAGCAACAAATGGAATTGGAAATGCAGAGAAGGAGGCGTTGGCAAATTTAGAAAAACTAACTAGAGAAGGTTTTGTGGAATTGATGACAAAGAACAAGCTAGATGCATTAGTGACTCCTGGTAATAGTGTTTCTTGCGTCCTTGCAATTGGGGGTTTCCCAGGAGTGATTGTCCCTGCTGGATATGACTCTAAAGAAAAACCGTTTGGCTTGTGCTTTGGAGGACTAAAGGGTTCAGAGCCAAAGCTGATTGAGATCGCCTATAGCTTTGAGCAAGCAACAAAGATCAGGAAGCCTCCTAAAGTTTAA
- the LOC126707575 gene encoding probable amidase At4g34880 isoform X2 — translation MEGCSCSSASSSAQAIEVEGLGFSSIRETTVHDIQLAFKQNQLTSRKLVEFYLKEIERLNPVLNGVLEVNPDALYLADQADHERNAKAPGSLSMLHGVPILVKDNIATKDKLNTTAGSCALLGSVVPRDAGVVTKLREAGAIILGKASLSEWAHYRSHGVPSGWNARNGQGKNPYTMGDPCGSSSGSAISVAANMAAVSLGTETDGSILCPCSCNLVVGIKPTVGLTSRAGVIPISQRQDTVGPICRTVADAVYVLDAIVGIDHNDNATIETSQYIPEGGYAQFLKADGLRGMRLGIVREHPVYHFKDDTIAKQTIEQHFNTLRERGAILVDNLKIANIDKIYSSSNEETALVAEFKICINAYLKELVDSPIRSLADLIAFNNENSELEKLDYGQDLFIKAEATNGIGNAEKEALANLEKLTREGFVELMTKNKLDALVTPGNSVSCVLAIGGFPGVIVPAGYDSKEKPFGLCFGGLKGSEPKLIEIAYSFEQATKIRKPPKV, via the exons ATGGAGGGTTGTTCCTGTTCATCAG CATCATCCAGTGCCCAAGCTATCGAAGTCGAAGGCCTAGGCTTCTCGTCAATCAGAGAAACCACAGTGCATGATATCCAGCTCGCTTTCAAGCAAAACCAACTCACCTCCAGGAAACTCGTTGAGTTTTACCTTAAAGAAATAGAGAGACTCAACCCGGTTCTTAATGGTGTCTTGGAAGTGAACCCAGATGCACTGTACCTAGCTGATCAGGCTGACCACGAGCGCAATGCCAAGGCACCTGGGTCACTCTCTATGTTGCATGGCGTTCCTATTTTGGTCAAAGATAACATTGCAACCAAGGATAAGCTGAACACCACGGCTGGCTCATGTGCACTGCTCGGCTCGGTTGTGCCACGCGATGCTGGTGTGGTGACCAAGTTGAGAGAAGCTGGGGCTATCATATTGGGGAAAGCCAGCTTGAGCGAGTGGGCTCATTATAGGTCTCATGGAGTACCTAGTGGCTGGAACGCGAGAAATGGCCAGGGGAAG AATCCTTATACAATGGGAGATCCTTGTGGGTCCAGTAGTGGATCAGCAATATCAGTAGCAGCAAATATGGCAGCAGTGTCACTAGGGACCGAGACTGATGGCTCTATTTTATGTCCATGTAGTTGTAACTTGGTAGTGGGCATCAAACCAACAGTTGGTCTCACCAGTCGAGCTGGAGTCATACCAATCTCACAAAGACAAGATACCGTGGG ACCCATATGTAGAACAGTAGCAGATGCCGTTTATGTTCTTGATGCCATTGTTGGCATTGACCACAATGACAATGCAACAATTGAAACATCACAGTACATTCCAGAAGGTGGCTATGCACAATTTCTTAAGGCTGATGGGCTGCGAGGAATGAGACTGGGGATAGTGAGGGAACATCCCGTGTACCATTTCAAAGATGATACTATTGCGAAACAAACTATTGAGCAACATTTTAACACACTAAG GGAACGAGGTGCGATTTTGGTAGACAATCTGAAAATAGCCAATATTGACAAAATCTATTCATCAAGCAATGAAGAAACTGCATTGGTGGCTGAATTTAAAATATGCATTAATGCCTACCTAAAGGAGTTGGTGGATTCCCCAATCCGTTCCTTAGCCGATTTGATTGCCTTCAACAATGAAAACTCAGAATTG GAGAAGCTAGATTATGGACAAGACCTGTTTATAAAAGCTGAAGCAACAAATGGAATTGGAAATGCAGAGAAGGAGGCGTTGGCAAATTTAGAAAAACTAACTAGAGAAGGTTTTGTGGAATTGATGACAAAGAACAAGCTAGATGCATTAGTGACTCCTGGTAATAGTGTTTCTTGCGTCCTTGCAATTGGGGGTTTCCCAGGAGTGATTGTCCCTGCTGGATATGACTCTAAAGAAAAACCGTTTGGCTTGTGCTTTGGAGGACTAAAGGGTTCAGAGCCAAAGCTGATTGAGATCGCCTATAGCTTTGAGCAAGCAACAAAGATCAGGAAGCCTCCTAAAGTTTAA